In a single window of the Canis lupus dingo isolate Sandy chromosome 18, ASM325472v2, whole genome shotgun sequence genome:
- the ODF3 gene encoding outer dense fiber protein 3, with amino-acid sequence MAEEVWVGTWRPHRPRGPIMALYSSPGPKYLIPPTTGFMKHTPTKLRAPAYSFRGAPMLLAENCSPGPRYSVNPKILRTGKDLGPAYSILGRYCTKTIMTPGPGDYFPEKSTKHVFDSAPSHSISARTKTFRVDSTPGPAAYMLPVVMGPHTVGKASQPSFSIKGRSKLGSFSDDLQKARTPGPAAYRQTDVQVTKLKAPRYTMAARVEPPGDKTLKPGPGAHSPEKVTMTKPSAPVVTFGIKHSDYMTPLVVDVE; translated from the exons ATGGCGGAGGAAGTATGGGTGGGCACCTGGAGGCCCCATCGCCCCCGGGGGCCCATTATGGCCCTCTACAGCAGCCCAGGACCCAAATACCTGATTCCACCCACCACGG GCTTTATGAAGCACACTCCCACCAAGCTCCGTGCACCAGCCTATAGTTTCCGTGGGGCCCCCATGCTCCTGGCAGAGAATTGCTCCCCAGGGCCTCGCTACAGTGTGAACCCCAAGATACTGAGGACGGGCAAGGACCTCGGCCCCGCCTACTCCATCCTGGGGCGTTATTGCACCAAGACCATCATGACCCCTGGTCCCG GTGACTACTTTCCAGAGAAATCTACCAAGCACGTGTTTGACTCCGCTCCCAGCCACTCCATTTCCGCCCGCACCAAGACCTTCCGAGTGGACAGCACCCCAG GCCCCGCTGCCTACATGCTGCCTGTGGTAATGGGGCCCCACACTGTCGGCAAGGCCTCCCAGCCCTCCTTCTCCATCAAGGGTCGCAGCAAGCTGGGCAGCTTCAGTGATGACCTACAAAAGGcaag GACCCCAGGTCCTGCGGCCTACCGCCAGACGGATGTGCAGGTGACGAAGCTCAAGGCTCCACGGTACACCATGGCAGCCCGGGTGGAGCCCCCAGGGGACAAGACCCTCAAGCCAGGACCAGGAGCCCACAGTCCTGAGAAG GTGACAATGACCAAGCCAAGCGCCCCCGTCGTCACCTTCGGCATCAAACATTCCGACTACATGACGCCCCTGGTGGTGGACGTGGAGTAG
- the BET1L gene encoding BET1-like protein, whose translation MADWARAQSPAAVEEILDRENKRMADSLASKVTRLKSLALDIDRDAEDQNRYLDSMDSDFTSMTGLLTGSVKRFSTMARSGRDNRKLLCGMALGLIVVFFILSYLLSRART comes from the exons ATGGCGGACTGGGCGCGGG CCCAGAGCCCCGCGGCCGTGGAGGAGATTCTAGACCGGGAGAACAAGCGGATGGCCGACAGCTTGGCCTCCAAGGTCACCAGGCTCAAGTCG CTGGCCCTGGACATCGACAGGGACGCAGAAGACCAGAACCGGTACCTGGACAGCATG GACTCGGATTTCACTAGCATGACAGGCCTGCTCACCGGGAGCGTGAAGCGCTTTTCCACCATGGCGAGGTCCGGGCGAGACAACCGGAAGCTTCTGTGTGGCATGGCCCTGGGCCTGATCGTGGTCTTCTTCATCCTCTCCTACCTTCTGTCAAGGGCAAGGACGTGA
- the SCGB1C1 gene encoding secretoglobin family 1C member 1 — translation MKGSSTLLLVALSLLCSCGLASDEDSSEFFMDFLQTLLVGSPEELYEGPLGKYDVNADAKAALTELKSCIDGLQPMHKAELVKLLVQVLGSEDEA, via the exons ATGAAGGGAAGCAGCACCCTCCTGCTGGTGGCCCTCTCCTTGCTCTGCTCCTGCG GGCTGGCCTCTGACGAGGACAGCAGTGAGTTTTTCATGGACTTCCTGCAAACGCTGCTGGTGGGGTCCCCAGAGGAGCTGTACGAGGGGCCCCTGGGCAAGTACGACGTCAATGCAGATGCCAAAGCGGCGCTGACTGAGCTCAAGTCCTGCATAGACGGCCTACAGCCCATGCACAAGGCGGAGCTGGTCAAGCTACTG GTGCAAGTGCTGGGCAGTGAAGATGAAGCCTAA